In Paludisphaera rhizosphaerae, the genomic stretch CAACGTCCCAGGCGTCCCAGGCGTCGGCCCCGTTCTGGCATCGGGCTACCTCAAGCAGTTCGGCGACCTGGAGACACTGCTGGCCAATCCCGACCAGGTGAAGGGCCCCAAGAAGCAGCAGGCCCTGCGCGAACACGCCGAGACCGCCCGCCGCGCCCGTCGACTGGTCGCCCTGGAAGAGAATTTGCCGCTGGAATTGGACTGGGAGGCTCTGAGGGTCTCCCCTCCGAACGTGGCGGCCCTGAAGGCGATCTGCGTCGACTGCGGGTTCCACCGGTTCGTCGCCGAACTGGGTGAATCCGCCGAACCCGACGCGCCACCGACCCCGCGACCGGAATGGGTAGCCCACTATTCGACGATCGACACCCCCGAAGCGTTCCAGACTTTCCTCGAAGAAATTCGGAAACAGGATCGGTTCAGCATCGACACCGAGACGACCTCGGTGAATCCCCTGCTCTCAAGCCTCGTCGGGATCTCGGCTTCCTGGAAGGCGGGCGAGGCCTATTACATCCCGCTCCGCGCGCCGATCGGCTTCAAGATTCTGGATCCAGAACTCGTCCTGGATGGGCTGCGCCCGATCCTCGCGGATCCGAAGATCGAGAAGGTCGGCCAGAACGTGAAGTACGACATGCTCGCCTTCGGCCGCGCCGGGGTGGCCGTCGAGGGGCCGATCACCGACACGATGATCCTCAGCTACCTGTTGGAGAGCGGCGAACGCAACCACAGCCTGGACCAGCTCGCCGACCGCCTCCTCGGGCACGAGATGATCCCGATCACGGATCTCATCGGCAAGGGACGGAACCAGTTGCGGATGGACCAGGTGGACGTGCCTCGGATCACCGAGTATGCGGCCGAGGACGCCGACGCCACCTGGAGGATCTTCGAGATCCTCGCCCCCCGCGTCCATGAAGAAGGGCTGTGGGACCTTTACGCCGACCTGGAAAGGCCGTTGATCTCGATCCTCGCCAGGATGGAGGAGATCGGCGTGAAGGTCGACGTCGCACAGCTCCGGCAGTTGTCGACGGAATTCGCCTCGCGACTCGCCGAGATGGAGGAGGAGATTCACCGCCTCGCCGGCCGGCCCTTCAACATCAACTCGGTCCCCCAGCTTCGTCAGATCCTTTTCGAGGAACTGAAGCTCCCGAAGCTGCAGAAAACGCCCGGCGGCGAGTTGAGCACCGCCACCGAAGTCCTGGAGGAGTTGGCGTCGAAGCATCCGCTCCCGGCGCTCCTCGTTCGGCATCGCCAGCTCACCAAGTTGAAGGGGACCTACCTCGACGCGCTCCCGGAGCTCGTCCATCCCGAGGACGGTCGGATCCACGCATCATTCAACCAGGGCGTCGCGGCGACGGGCCGGCTCAGCTCGAGCGACCCAAACCTGCAGAACATCCCCGTCCGGACCGAGGAAGGACGGCAGATCCGCCAGGCGTTCATCGCCGAGAGTCCCGACTGGCGGCTGCTGACGGCCGACTACTCGCAGATCGAGCTGCGCGTACTGGCCCATTACTCCGAAGACCCAGCCCTGAAGCGAGCCTTCGACGCCGACCACGACATCCACCGGGCGGTCGCCGCCAGGATCTACGGCGTCCCCGAGGAACAGGTCGACGAGGGGATGCGTCGCGTCGCCAAAACGGTCAACTTCGGCGTCATCTACGGCCTCAGCCCGTTCGGCCTGGCGTCGCGGCTTGGGATCAAGCAGACGGAGGCCGCCGCTTTCATCGAGGCCTATTTCCAGGAGTATCAGGGCGTCGACCGGTTCATCACAAAAACACTCGAATCCGCACAGGCGGACGGTCGAGTGGAAACGATCCTCGGCCGACGGCGTCCGATCTCGGGGATCAAGTCGACGACCGGCCGAAACCGAAACCTCGCAGAGCGATTAGCCGTCAACACGGTGATTCAGGGCTCGGCCGCCGACCTCATCAAACGGGCGATGATCCTCGTCGACGGCCGTCTACGCGAGGCTGGCCTGAGCTCGCGGATGATTCTCCAGATCCACGACGAGCTCGTTTTCGAGGCTCCGGCCGACGAGATCCCCGTGCTGACCGTACTGGTCCGAGAAGCGATGACGGGGGCGTTGAAATTGGCGGTGCCCCTCAAGGTCGACCTCGCCGTCGGGCCGAACTGGCTGGACGTGGAGCCGCTCGACGACTAAACGCAGCGCATGAGGGAAATGGACGTTTCTCCATTGCAGCGGGTCTGTCGAGAGCGTATAAGTTAGTGGATCAATCGTGTATGGCCAGCAGCCGTTTTCGGTGCTTTCCCATCACCCCATCATCTCCCTCCCGCGGCCCGCACCTACGTGATTCGCCCAGGATCGAGATGACGGCCAGAGATCTTCTTTTCGCCCGCCCGCTCAGCCGGAAGCGTACGCCCCAGACGTACCGCCGGAAGAGGCGGAACGCTCCATGTGACGCCGATCGCGCCTGATAGCGCGAGCGCCGTTTGACAGAGGATCGCCTTTCGCACCCCACGCGACGCGTCGACGCCGAATGCCGCGCCCACGTCGCCTCCTGATGTTCCCCGTCGTGAGTTCAAATTCCCCCATGCCCGAGTCGCCCTCGACCATCGGCGAACCCTTCGCGCCAACGACGCGATGGAAGCACGGCTCGCTCCCCGTGATCGGCCTCACGGGGGCGGTCGGCGGCGGCAAGAGCGCCGCGGCGGCCCTGCTGCGGGAGCGGGGGGCGGTCGTGATCGACGCCGACGCCGTGGGTCACGAGGTGCTGCGACGCCCCGAGATCGCCCAAAGGTTGGCGGATCGCTTCGGTTCGGGAATCCTGACCGCCGACCAGACCGTCGATCGTCGTGCATTGGGCCGGATCGTCTTCGCCGACCCAGCAGGTCGACGAGATCTGGAGGCCGTCGTCCATCCGCCGATGTTCGAGGAATTCCAGCGAATCGTCGCTGAGTCCGAGCGTTGCGGCGAGGGGCCGATGATCGTCCTGGACGCTGCGATCCTGCTGGAATCGGGCTGGGACCATGCCTGCGACCTCGTCGTCTTCGTCGACGCGCCGAAGGAAGTCCGGCTGGATCGCGTCCGTCGCTCGCGGGGTTGGTCGGCCGAGGAGTTGGACGCCCGCGAGGCCGCCCAGTGGCCCGTCGAACGTAAGAAAGCCCGCGCCGACCGCGTCCTCGTCAATGACGACGATCTGGCGAAACTGACATTGAGCGTGGATCGGCTCATCGCCTGGATCGACCAGGTCGAGACGGTCCCTCCCCAATAAACCACGGACCGCGTCGAACGACCCACCGTACCTCGCTTCCTAGAGGCTCATTTCCAGTCATGCTCCTCGGACACGCCCCCCGACGTCGACGCTCCCCGCCCCACGCCATTTCCCGCATCCGCGGCTCGGCTGCTTCACGCGTCTAGTCAGTACAGGAGAACGGTTCATCATGGCCAACGAGACCCGCCCCCGCCGGGAGCCCTCCGGCGGCTCTCGCATCCGCAAGCCCGCCGCGTCGAGCAACCCGCCCGCCCAGGACGAGAGCGCCGGTTCCGTCCCCCCGACCACGGAGTCGTCCTTCCGCGAACGGCCTTCGCGTGAGCCCTATCGCGAGGAGGGCCCGGCCGACCGTGAGCCGATCCGGATCAACCGCCCGCGCGATCGCTCTGAGACGCCCGCGGCCGAACGCTCCGAGCGTGAGCCCGGCATGACGCTCCGCGACCGCATCGCTCGCGACCGCGCCGAGCGCGAGGCCGCCGCGGCCCCCGTCGCGCATGAGGGCATCCCGGTCGGCCGAGATCGTGATCGGGACCGCGACGCCTCCGCGAGCATCCGCGAACGCGTCCGCGAAGCCCGCGACGCCGAGCCTATCCCGAGCTTCCGCGATCGAGATCGCGACCGCGAAAGGCCGGAACGCGAACGGCCGGATCGCGAGCCCTCGTTCAACTCACGCGACCGCGACTACTCTGCGCCGTCGAGAGTCGATCGGACCCCGCCGCCCCCGCCGGCCGCCGAGCCCAACGCCGAGGAGTTCCCCGACGTTGAGGACGAGGACGTCTTCGGCGACGTGGCGATCCACGACCGGTATGAAGACATCAAGCGCGGCGAGATCCATCTCACCGAGCTTCAGAAGATGACGATGCCCCAACTCATCAAGACGGCGAAGTCGGAAGGCATCGCCGACTTCATGGGGCTGAAGAAGCAGGATCTGATCTTCAAGATCCTCAAGGAACGGGTCAAGCAGAACGGCCTGATGTACGGCGAGGGGACTCTGGAAGTCCTCCCCGACGGCTTCGGCTTTCTCCGCAGCCCGGACTACAACTACCTCCCCTGCCCCGACGACATCTACGTTTCTCCCAGCCAGATACGCCGGTTCGGCCTCAAGACGGGCGCCATCGTCTCGGGCCAGATCCGACCGCCCAAGGAGAACGAGCGCTACTTCGCGCTGCTCCGAGTCGAGGCGATCAACTTCGAGGACCCGGACAAGCTCAGCGAGAAAGTCGGCTTCGACGACCTCACGCCGCTGCACCCGCAAGGTCGGATCAAGCTCGAGACGAGCAATGAAGAGATCAACATGCGGGTGGTCGACCTGGTCACGCCGATCGGCTTCGGCCAGCGCGGGGTGATCGTGGCCCCGCCGCGGACGGGCAAGACGATCCTGCTCCAGAAGATCGCCAACAGCATCCTGACCAACCATCCCGAAGCCTACGTCATGGTCCTCCTCATCGACGAGCGGCCGGAAGAGGTGACGGACATGGAGCGGTCGGTCAAGGGACCGACGGCCGAAGTCATCAGCTCGACCTTCGACGAGCCCGCCTCGCGACACATCCAGGTCGCGGAGATGGTCATCGAAAAGGCCAAGCGGATGGTTGAGTTCGGCAAGGACGTCGTGATCCTGCTCGACTCGATCACGCGGCTCGCCCGCGCTTATAACACGGAAGCCCCGCACTCGGGCAAGATCCTCACCGGCGGCATCGACGCCTCGGCCCTTCAGAAGCCGAAGCGGTTCTTCGGAGCCGCTCGGAAGATCGAGGAAGCCGGCAGCCTGACGATCCTCGCCACCGCGCTGGTCGACACCGGCAGCCGGATGGACGACGTGATCTTCGAGGAGTTCAAAGGGACCGGCAACATGGAGCTGCACCTCGACCGCCGCCTGGTCGACAAGCGGGTCTGGCCGGCCATCGACATCAACAAGTCCGGCACCCGGCGCGAGGAACTCCTCATGGACGCCGACGAACTCCGTCGCGCCTGGATCCTCCGCCGCGTCCTGAACGACATGAACCCCGTCGAGGCGATGGAGTTCCTGATCGGCCGCATGAAGAAGCTGAAGAGCAACGCCGAGTTCCTCAACAGCATGAACCTGTCCTGAGCCCGGCGGCGATCGGCCGGACTCGTTCTCGCTCAACCGGGTCCGGTCGAGCCCGCCATCGGGCTCGACCGGACCTTTTCCTTTTCCTTTCCCTGTCCTCAACCCCTGAACGCCCATGCCGACCTACGAAGGCGACTTCTCCCCTCCTGCCGGCCGCTTTGCGATTGTCGTCGCCCGGTTCAACTCGATGGTGACCGAGGCCCTGCTGGCGGGCTGCCGCGACTCCTTCATCCGCCACGGCGTCGCCGAAGATCGCCTGGACGTTTACTGGGTCCCCGGCTCGTTCGAGGTTCCGCTGGTAGCCCGGAAGCTCGCCGAGGCTGGCAAGCACGCGGCCGTCGTCTGCCTTGGCTGCGTGATCCGGGGCGAGACTGGTCATTACGACCACGTCGCCGGCCAGGCCGCCGGTGGCGTCCTCCAGGCGTCCCTCTCGACGGGCGTCCCCGTCGTCTTCGGCGTCCTGACGACCGAATCCGTCGAGCAGGCGCTGAACCGCTCGGGCTTGAAAGCCGGCAACAAGGGGGGCGAGGCGGCTCTTGCGGCGATCGAGATGGTCAATCTGCTGGCGAAGATCGACGCGAAATAAATCTCCCTCACGAGCGAAGACCATCCAGGCGCTCCGCCGTCCACGGAGGCAGCCGAGCGCAGGAAGGGAGATCGCCTTGCGATATCATGAACTCGACCGCTCGCGGAAGCTGATTGCCGGCATGTGGCTGATTGGAATCGGTCTGCTGCTGGCCAGTCGGCACGTCTGGCCGGAGATCTTGCTGGTCGTCGGCTCGATCAAGCTGTCAGAGTCCCTCTTCATCACCGGGAGAGAACGTTCGCGACGCGCTGGAGTTTTGCTGATCGTCCTGGGGCTGTTTCTCTCGTTTCGGCTGGGCGTGGTCGAGATCCTCCTACTCCTCGGCGCGTGGATGATCGTCGACTCCCTGCGTCACCGAAGTCCCTACCGCAAGCCCGTGGTGGACGTCTCGCTTGACTGAGCCGGCCGAGAAGGGATTCAGCGAGGTCCGATCCTTGACTCCCGCAACCTCGGAAAGCCCCTCGCGCCTCCTCGTCGCCGTCTGGCTGGTCGGCCTCGGAGTGCTCTACGCCTCGAAGCGATTCTGGCCGGGAATCCTCTTTCTGGCCGGCGCGACAGCCCTCATTCAGGCGTACTATTACCCTGAGCGGCGCAACACGGGCCGGTTCGGCGTGTTCATGATCCTGCTGGGACTATGGGCCATGCTCCGTCTGAGCCTGCCTTTCCTGCTGATCGGCCTGGGAGTGTACCTCATCTTCTCCTCGCTCTCCTCGATGGGCGCGGGACGCAAGCCTCACGTTGATCAGACCCTCGATTGAATCTGACCGAGACAACGCCCCCGAGGATGGAGCCCGCCATGTCCTCCACGCTGCTGCCACAGGCATTCTGGTTCCGAGTCGCGGCCTCAGCACCCAAGGTCGAGGGGATCCCGCAGGACGACCCGAAGTCGTTGCTGGATCTGCCCGGGACCTGCACGATCCCCGATCTCGCCGCGCTCGACGGCCGCGACGCCTGGGCGCACGTGCGGGTCGGCTGGAACGCGGCGGGTGTAGGGATTTCGGTCCAGGCGGATGGGCTCGGCCTGAACGCCAAGACGCCAGATCGTCCCGAGGGCTTCGCGAACCTTGCTTTCTGGATCGACACCCGAGACACCCGGAACGTCGCCCGAGCCACACGCTACTGCCACCGCTTCCAGGCTCGGCTGACGCTTGGCCGAGACCGGAAGACTCTCAAGACCGATGTCGAGCAGCGCCCCATCGCCCGAGCCCTGGCCGACGCCCCCATTGCCGCCCCCTCCCTGCTCCTCCATCGCGCTGAGTTGCTCAAGAAGGGCTGGCGGTTCGAGTTGTTCCTTCCCGCCAAGGCCCTCCACGGCTTCGATCCCGAGACCAACCGCCGTCTGGGCTTCGCCTACCAGGTCTCCGACGCCGAACGCGAGGACCAGTTCCTGGGCGTCGGCCGGGACTTCCCGATCGGCGAGAATCCCAGCCTCTGGTCGACGCTCGAACTCAAGCCCTGACCCTCGGGCGTCGTTCACGCTAAAATGAAGGTTCATCAGCGTCCCGGCCGCCGGGCGCGGGCCGTCCCGCGTCTCGCGCGATGCCACGCCGGGAACCGCTGGAGGAACCGAACGATGCCTGAATTCGCCTACCAATCCCCCTTCCCGCTCGGCCCCGACACGACCGAATACCGAAACCTGGGGAAGGACCTCGTCTCGACCGCAACCTTCGAGGGCGAGGAGATCCTCAAGATTCAGCCCGAGGCTCTCACGCTCCTGGCCCGAGAGGCCCTCCGCGACGTCTCGTTCCTGTACCGGCCCGCCCACCTGAAGCAGGTCGCCGCGATCCTCGACGACCCCGAGGCGTCCGCCAACGACAAGGGCGTCGCCATCGCCCTTCTGAAGAACGCCGCCGTCGCCGCCGGCTTCCAACTCCCCATGTGCCAGGACACCGGCACGGCCACCGTCGTCGCCAAGAAGGGCCAGCGCGTCTGGACGGGGAACGGCAAGGACGAAGAGGCTCTCTCCAAGGGTATCTACACGACCTACCAGAAAGAGAACCTCCGCTACTCCCAGACGATCCCGACGACGATGTTCGACGAGCACAACTCGGGGACGAACCTCCCAGCGCAGATCGACATCCTCGCCACCAATGGGTCGACGTATGACTTCCTGTTCGTCGCCAAGGGGGGAGGTTCGGCCAACAAGTCGTACCTCTACCAGGAGACGAAGGCCCTCCTGAACCCGTCGAGCCTGGAGAAGTTCCTCAAGGAGAAGCTCCGCTCGCTGGGCACGGCCGCCTGCCCGCCCTACCACATCGCCGTCGTCATCGGCGGGACCTCGGCGGAGGCCACGATGAAGACCGTCAAGCTGGCGAGCGCCAAGTATTACGACCACCTGCCGACCGAGGGGAACAAACTCGGCCAGGCGTTCCGCGACCTCGAATGGGAGGCGAAGGTCCTGGAGATCGCCCGCCAGAGCGGCATCGGCGCCCAGTTCGGTGGGAAGTACTTCGCGCTCGACGCCCGTGTCGTCCGACTCCCTCGCCACGGCGCTTCATGTCCCGTCGGCCTGGGGGTGTCTTGCTCGGCCGATCGCAACATCAAGGGCCGAATCGACCGCGACGGCGTTTGGCTCGAAGTCCTGGAACGCGACCCCGCCCAGTACATCCCGGCCCAGTATCGTTCCGGCATGAGCGCCGAGCACGGCGTGAAGGTCGATCTGAATAGGCCGATGCAGGAAGTGCTGGCCGAGTTGACGCAGTATCCCGTCTCAACGCCGCTCAAGCTCAACGGCCGGATGATCGTCGCCCGCGACATCGCCCACGCCAAGATCAAGGAGCGGCTCGACCGGGGCGAGGGGATGCCCGACTACCTGAAGGCCCACCCCGTCTACTACGCCGGACCGGCCAAGACGCCCGAGGGAATGCCCTCCGGCTCGTTCGGCCCGACGACCGCCGGCCGGATGGACAGCTACGTCGACCAGTTCCAATCCCAGGGCGGGTCGATGATCATGATCGCCAAGGGGAACCGCTCGCAGGCCGTCACCGACGCCTGCAAGAAACACGGCGGATTCTACCTGGGCTCCATCGGCGGCCCCGCCGCCCTCCTGGCGCACGACAGCATCAAGAAGGTCGAGTTGCTGGAGTACCCCGAGCTGGGCATGGAAGCCGTCTACCAGATCGACGTCGTCGACTTCCCCGCCTTCATCCTCGTCGACGACAAGGGGAATGAGTTCTTCTCGCAACTCCCCGTCGTGAAGTGATCAAGTCCTTCCAAAGTCTTCCCCCCCCTCGCGGTGGAAGACAGACCACTCAGCGCTCAGATGAGGGGGACGACGGGCGAGGAATTCTCTGTCA encodes the following:
- a CDS encoding DOMON domain-containing protein, whose product is MSSTLLPQAFWFRVAASAPKVEGIPQDDPKSLLDLPGTCTIPDLAALDGRDAWAHVRVGWNAAGVGISVQADGLGLNAKTPDRPEGFANLAFWIDTRDTRNVARATRYCHRFQARLTLGRDRKTLKTDVEQRPIARALADAPIAAPSLLLHRAELLKKGWRFELFLPAKALHGFDPETNRRLGFAYQVSDAEREDQFLGVGRDFPIGENPSLWSTLELKP
- the ribH gene encoding 6,7-dimethyl-8-ribityllumazine synthase; this encodes MPTYEGDFSPPAGRFAIVVARFNSMVTEALLAGCRDSFIRHGVAEDRLDVYWVPGSFEVPLVARKLAEAGKHAAVVCLGCVIRGETGHYDHVAGQAAGGVLQASLSTGVPVVFGVLTTESVEQALNRSGLKAGNKGGEAALAAIEMVNLLAKIDAK
- the coaE gene encoding dephospho-CoA kinase (Dephospho-CoA kinase (CoaE) performs the final step in coenzyme A biosynthesis.): MPESPSTIGEPFAPTTRWKHGSLPVIGLTGAVGGGKSAAAALLRERGAVVIDADAVGHEVLRRPEIAQRLADRFGSGILTADQTVDRRALGRIVFADPAGRRDLEAVVHPPMFEEFQRIVAESERCGEGPMIVLDAAILLESGWDHACDLVVFVDAPKEVRLDRVRRSRGWSAEELDAREAAQWPVERKKARADRVLVNDDDLAKLTLSVDRLIAWIDQVETVPPQ
- the rho gene encoding transcription termination factor Rho; the encoded protein is MANETRPRREPSGGSRIRKPAASSNPPAQDESAGSVPPTTESSFRERPSREPYREEGPADREPIRINRPRDRSETPAAERSEREPGMTLRDRIARDRAEREAAAAPVAHEGIPVGRDRDRDRDASASIRERVREARDAEPIPSFRDRDRDRERPERERPDREPSFNSRDRDYSAPSRVDRTPPPPPAAEPNAEEFPDVEDEDVFGDVAIHDRYEDIKRGEIHLTELQKMTMPQLIKTAKSEGIADFMGLKKQDLIFKILKERVKQNGLMYGEGTLEVLPDGFGFLRSPDYNYLPCPDDIYVSPSQIRRFGLKTGAIVSGQIRPPKENERYFALLRVEAINFEDPDKLSEKVGFDDLTPLHPQGRIKLETSNEEINMRVVDLVTPIGFGQRGVIVAPPRTGKTILLQKIANSILTNHPEAYVMVLLIDERPEEVTDMERSVKGPTAEVISSTFDEPASRHIQVAEMVIEKAKRMVEFGKDVVILLDSITRLARAYNTEAPHSGKILTGGIDASALQKPKRFFGAARKIEEAGSLTILATALVDTGSRMDDVIFEEFKGTGNMELHLDRRLVDKRVWPAIDINKSGTRREELLMDADELRRAWILRRVLNDMNPVEAMEFLIGRMKKLKSNAEFLNSMNLS
- the polA gene encoding DNA polymerase I; translation: MSDRPKFYILDAYSLIFQVFHAIPEMTSPSGQPTNAAFGVFRDLLNLFRDRKPAYLAAAFDGGGPVFRSEIFAEYKANRSEMPQDLVPQIPVIKSIVEGFNVPVLTVPGMEADDVIATLARRGEERGLDVFVCTSDKDARQLITDHIKILNLRKNAVMDAKALEKDWGIRPDQVVDYLALTGDSVDNVPGVPGVGPVLASGYLKQFGDLETLLANPDQVKGPKKQQALREHAETARRARRLVALEENLPLELDWEALRVSPPNVAALKAICVDCGFHRFVAELGESAEPDAPPTPRPEWVAHYSTIDTPEAFQTFLEEIRKQDRFSIDTETTSVNPLLSSLVGISASWKAGEAYYIPLRAPIGFKILDPELVLDGLRPILADPKIEKVGQNVKYDMLAFGRAGVAVEGPITDTMILSYLLESGERNHSLDQLADRLLGHEMIPITDLIGKGRNQLRMDQVDVPRITEYAAEDADATWRIFEILAPRVHEEGLWDLYADLERPLISILARMEEIGVKVDVAQLRQLSTEFASRLAEMEEEIHRLAGRPFNINSVPQLRQILFEELKLPKLQKTPGGELSTATEVLEELASKHPLPALLVRHRQLTKLKGTYLDALPELVHPEDGRIHASFNQGVAATGRLSSSDPNLQNIPVRTEEGRQIRQAFIAESPDWRLLTADYSQIELRVLAHYSEDPALKRAFDADHDIHRAVAARIYGVPEEQVDEGMRRVAKTVNFGVIYGLSPFGLASRLGIKQTEAAAFIEAYFQEYQGVDRFITKTLESAQADGRVETILGRRRPISGIKSTTGRNRNLAERLAVNTVIQGSAADLIKRAMILVDGRLREAGLSSRMILQIHDELVFEAPADEIPVLTVLVREAMTGALKLAVPLKVDLAVGPNWLDVEPLDD
- a CDS encoding fumarate hydratase — encoded protein: MPEFAYQSPFPLGPDTTEYRNLGKDLVSTATFEGEEILKIQPEALTLLAREALRDVSFLYRPAHLKQVAAILDDPEASANDKGVAIALLKNAAVAAGFQLPMCQDTGTATVVAKKGQRVWTGNGKDEEALSKGIYTTYQKENLRYSQTIPTTMFDEHNSGTNLPAQIDILATNGSTYDFLFVAKGGGSANKSYLYQETKALLNPSSLEKFLKEKLRSLGTAACPPYHIAVVIGGTSAEATMKTVKLASAKYYDHLPTEGNKLGQAFRDLEWEAKVLEIARQSGIGAQFGGKYFALDARVVRLPRHGASCPVGLGVSCSADRNIKGRIDRDGVWLEVLERDPAQYIPAQYRSGMSAEHGVKVDLNRPMQEVLAELTQYPVSTPLKLNGRMIVARDIAHAKIKERLDRGEGMPDYLKAHPVYYAGPAKTPEGMPSGSFGPTTAGRMDSYVDQFQSQGGSMIMIAKGNRSQAVTDACKKHGGFYLGSIGGPAALLAHDSIKKVELLEYPELGMEAVYQIDVVDFPAFILVDDKGNEFFSQLPVVK